The following coding sequences are from one Rutidosis leptorrhynchoides isolate AG116_Rl617_1_P2 chromosome 11, CSIRO_AGI_Rlap_v1, whole genome shotgun sequence window:
- the LOC139875628 gene encoding secreted RxLR effector protein 161-like produces the protein MGVADVILGITNKRDDRGITITQSHYIEKILKRFKCDKCSPLNTPVDVNVKLMSHSGKASIQVFKGTMDYGITYTGFPSVLEGYLDASWITNVEDHSSITGWIFLLGGGAISWASKKQTCITN, from the exons ATGGGAGTGGCGGATGTAATCCTAGGCATAACTAATAAAAGGGATGATAGAGGTATCACGATCACACAATCTCATTACATTGAGAAGATTCTAAAACGGTTTAAGTGTGATAAATGTTCTCCCTTGAATACTCCTGTTGATGTAAATGTGAAGCTTATGTCCCATTCGGGTAAAGCT AGTATTCAAGTATTTAAAGGTACTATGGATTATGGTATCACTTATACTGGGTTCCCTTCAGTTTTAGAAGGATATTTGGATGCAAGTTGGATAACCAATGTCGAAGATCATTCATCTATTACTGGTTGGATATTCCTACTTGGAGGAGGTGCTatatcatgggcttctaagaagcaaacATGTATTACAAATTGA